acataatataggtttaagcaagtaaatacaatttttaagttttatatattgtttatatgctAATGTATATGACATGATCGTGTATTTCTATAACAGTGCCTTGATGTTATTGGTTTACAAAGGAGCACACATGCACTTATAATCTTTTGTCAATACATAAATTAGCAATAACCAAAATTATGAGCGCTGTGTAACACGGATTCACCAGTGGAATtacagatataattttttttgaatattcaagtttaaattgttttaaagtgTGGAAAGataacttcaatattttaggttatgtataaaatgtgtgttaCCAATATGAGTTTCattgaatactattttttgatatttttgataattcatGTGTGAGGTCAAAATAAGCAATAAGTTACGAAATATagtatcatacaattttataatttatgacaatGCTTTACACTAGATGGTGCTGGATCAAATTGTTGCTTAAAAttagttgaaatttaaatttatttgtaaatgatTCTATACCTTTGggaaatatttaatgcaatttGCAAAATTCTTTcatatagaaattattcattatattatcattcaatataaaaaatcataagtcATAATCATTTACAGAATCGTGACATAAACATTGATACAGCTGCAGATGTGCAAGAGAGCCAAATTAAGATAAAAGTTAGGGAATTCTATTGAATCGATATCATTGGTAAGTATCATAAATTACTTTaccaattaatttgttttgttacattcaatttttgtaatgGCCCACGCTGCATTATGCCAGCAGGGCCTCAAATCTATCAAAAGTCTACTAAAAACTAGCTCaatgaaattgtaaattttcatatatctactaattattaactatctaTTACCTTCTATGAGTTTGGGAAACCGGAGGACCGAACGAATATTTGCATAGAGGTCGATTTGTTCTCCGAGAGATTCTACACTAGGatcagtttttcatttttccaaAAAGGTCAGATAGcctgattaaattaattaagtctGTTAGCTGTTatgttcattaatatttttgaaatagaaCCAAGACAcagattacaaattttaaaaaaacttgttgtttatttataattttttataaatatctgaagttcaaatatgacaatatttatcaaaaccaCGATGTAGTTATCAAAaccttaaaaatgttcaaattgattatagtaaaaaatatatataaatagtttaatttttatatcttaagattgaaaaattgaaacaagAATTCTCATCAatacattgattattttagtcaGCTATCCATATGGGCCACAGCATGTTTTGTAAGCTTTTCATTGAtgtgtttaaaagtttaatgattcgtatttataaaccataccttataccatattatgtgTCAGTTCACCTGTAAATTGTTAGGGGTTATAAAGCCCTTCAGAAGCAAAAAGTATGTGATTCACATTCATACTGTTatctaaaaatacttaaaatatactactaatataataaaaataatataataatataatacttaaaacacagttttttttatggccattcacttttaatattaataaaaataacattattttttaatttccaaatcatattttaaaaacaatgtaatagGTATGATACCttcttaattatacaatttttctcttaataactattatatttttgaaaaaatgtttaacgttttactaaataaaataattcaacagaAATATAGTTCTTGAATAGTTAGATGATGTTTACAGCAACTAACagcttttttgttttgtactaATATACATTGTTTCATCCtcattgtaacataatattttaagaatttggaAGTTTCTCGTCTTAGGCGcctttattgttaaataaaccaGCAGTAGTCTGTAAACTTGCAAGAAGGATGTAGGTTGATAATTTGGACCAATAGGTTGGCATAGTGTACCGTAAGATTGCTACAATTgaagtataaacattaataatatgaatttatattaactattcaaaatttattttacctccAAAGAATTTTGGTTCATCTTGTTTTGTTGACATATTTAAAACCACacgtttgtaataaataatttgttgaatCCATAGGCGACACAAAACCCATATAACATTGATTTCCCAATCATTGAGCCAAAAAATGGTTTTctctaaaacataattaacaaGATACCTATAGTGAGATATAACAATGTGATGTTAGGAAGCaacaagtaaaattattgtttattaatatagttgaaCAAACTTATCTTTATTACTGCTTCAGATGCCCTCGCTGGATATATGCGGTATTTGCGATTTATAACATCAgatagtgaaataaaaatatttgagaatttttcaGTTTCTTCACTGTTTGAACTCTTCAACGCATTgatgttttctataaaaagtaatacatttattttaaaataacattatgtgTAGTAAGTAGATCTTaaggttattatataaaatattattatttcttaacttCTTCAACAGTTTCATGGGGAAAATGGTAAGCTCTGCGTATCCCagcaataaaatgttaacacgCACCATATCAAACACCAACCGACCTGTATGTTTTATGTGTAATAGTGTTATAGTTCAACTAGCAGTGGTTAGGTTCGCCGCGCAAATACTAGTGAGCTATGTGGTGTAATGATGTGTAAGGTGTGTATATGAGtatatgtgtttgtgtgtataGATCGGTCAATGAGAAATAGGCTGTTTAGTTGATCCAGACCCAACAATAACACACCTCCTACAGTGATAAGTACAATTAATGACatagcttatttattttttgtaagtgGACAAGTAGAAAATTTACAACATACTCAGGGATAGGCTCCAATTTGTTGTTGAACATAGCCATCATTTCGGTGACCAGTCCTCCTCAAAAACATCAATAGATCACCGTCTCTGTTTAGTTGCTGTACAGATTCTGCAATAATCCTTGTTGAATTTTCTCTTTCAGATCTGGAAGTACCATCTctgatctaaaaaaaataaatacatacagttGACATTATTCAACCGCAATCAAAACAGTAATTATGTTgattcaaatattgataataattaaacaattaccaTGAGATTATTGATGCTTTGTTGAAATTCTACAAAGAACTGATTTTCCACAATAGTCAGTCtttctgtttaaaatataaataaacataaatattattattaaaaatataatatcattgacaatagataatttaaaacaatttgccATGCTAGAGATACTTTTAAAAGCGACACTTATTTATCAACAAGCATGGTAACATGCACACCATTAACAAAGCACAAATATTCACAACACAACtactatttacatattaaccTAATCTCTATAAtggtgttaaataaattttacaccaGGTTAAGCTTAtgaaagcaataataaaaagatagagcaaatagaaaaaaatatttattaaattaaatacaaatattgatgacacttactaattttgttttaagaattGATGTTACACTgtcgattattttaaacatgtacCTAACAATAACACAAacataaaacacataatacatacatataacacAAACATTTATGGGATAATGCAACATAGAGAACATAGTATGGTCAGTACAACTAAGACAACTCACGAAGAAAGTCCCAAATATTAGGGTGGCGTCCAATTTGAGTGAGCAACGTTGCATGGAAGGATTCTAAGTAATTGTTGGTCCGGTGATCTTGAccaaaaacacttaaaaatcgTGGACCAATTTGCAAAAACCAATAATGGTAAATGTAGTCCATCAGGAAACGATTCATAACCTCATTAATTTCGGGAAATTGTAAGGTATAATTAACAATCGTATTTAATCCATCTTCCATACAAAAATTAGGGCACCCCGGATGACCCCTTTCAGCCGGTAGATGAGGCAATGCTAGTacctgaaatataaaatataattgaaatacaataatattaacttgtaAAAgagaaaatcaaatttaccATTCTAAAAATACGAGCTGCTACATCATGCCTCTTTACCAAGTTCAAGACACCATTCACTTTTCGGTGCAAAATTGTAGCGGTACCTCGGTGTCAGTCGCGAAGCCGACGCGCACAGtggtgaaaaacaaaaaaaataaacacgtgGGGAAGTGAAAGAACAAAGTAATACGCTAAAAAAACAACTACGTGTATTAAGTATCAccgtattgaaaaatatacaaatgtcGGTgacaaaaagaaaataagcAAAAAGCAAAAGAATTTTTGTACGGTGATTGTGTGACTAGTAAATCGGTCGCGGTGTTCGTACGGTCGAAAAACTAGTGCCGAGAGAGTCCGCGGTACCGGCGGTTGACAATTCCAGACGCGCTTACGGTGTCGGCCGTCGTCGATTGGCGGTGACAGACAGGTGAGCGGGTATCCGTGCAAAGGTCGCTTGTATTCAAGTACGCGGGACCGCGTCAAATCTAACAAccgataacattaaaaataaatatcattaaattatctgGTAGGTGATCAACAAAATGTAGTTATATTACCTGGTAAATGGAACCAACAGCATAGTAAGTTACTGTTAGGGAAGATTTGCTGGACAGCGCATCATAAGCACGCTCATAATCAGTAACAAACGGATTCCATCATAATTCAAAGGTAGAATATTGCGTATCACAGCGAATAACGCACAATACGTTTCCTCTGTCTCACTCCCCAAAAGGACAAAGACCATTGGAAACgcctaaattgtaaaaaaaaatacatatttagagcatagttataagtaataacaaacaatataactataaacaatTGCTTACAACACTTTTGTAGAGAATCTGAAATGTCAGGAAAGATCGCAAGTCCATTGGCGTCTTATACGTACCATCTATTCCGACAATCTCTACTGTAGCCAACTGTTCACGATACTTTTCAATTGCCGAAGTATTCGCAAAAATAATTCCAACAGTTACTCCATTTACAATCAATTCTTGATTGAAAAAGGCAGTTGAAGGAATTTGGAATGTTGAGGCATAATTTGCATTCCGGGGGTCTCTCAACATTTCTGCAAGATCGTGCATGTCCTGAGGTAATTGTGGGCGTCTCGATAGTCTCATCCTTTTTGTTCTAGCTTGTGTCTGGAGGAATGTATAGCGAATGGCAGCCTGGGGATGCCtaccaaaagttaaaaaaaatttcatataattagcataatttatgtatttgtaattcaacacaataattaagttaattaacttaCCTAATTATTTCGCTATTATAGAGACCTCGAATTGATGGGGTTGTGATTGTCCGATCAATAGCTCTTTCACCTAGAGCGTTCCTCAGGAATGGcacatttaaatcaatttcattCGGCTCATGATTGTGTGGAACTACAATCAAAATTTGGTTGTCCATCTCGTTTCTACTGATAGATGCTGAACCATGACATATAGGACGATTGGGATTTTTTTGACGCTCACAAACCAAAGTTATTCTATTGAtgagtaacttttttttataatatttatacccaAAATTATCAACATAAAATTTTGAGTTGAGCCGAATGCCAGGGATTGTCCTATATGTTCTTGCTTGTTGTTGTTCTTCTTCTTCTCCTTCTTCTTGTGGCTGATTTTCTTCTTGTTCTTCTGCCTGTGGCTGATCTTGTTCTTCTGCCTGTGGTTGATCTCCTTCTGCCTGTGGTTGATCTCCTTCTGCCTGAGGTTGATCTTCttgttgttgctgttgttgaTCTTCTTCTTGTTCTTCTGCTTGTCGTTGATCTTCTCCTTCTGCCTGAGGTTGATCTTCTTCTTGTTCTTCTTGAATCTGAATGGCAGCAGGACGTTGGGCGTAGTTGTGGTCTTGTAGGAAGAGGTTGAGATTTGCTACACAGACTTCTTCGTGATTGGCTGGAATGACATAGTCATGATCTCTCAATGCCATTTTACTATGCtaaacaaaacttaaaaaaatattaaacaaacaaaagaaatatatgtataaatataaagtcggttgattttaagaaaaaccttttatatatacttataggcAAGTCACAGAGATTGGTCTTGAGAAAAAccgtttatttcttttacttaCAGTAAAATCGCAGAGATTGGTCTTGAGAAAAACCGTTTATTTCTTTTGCTTACAGTAAAATCACAGAAGTtagtcttaaaaaaaactgtttttttttctcgtagGTAAGTGGCAGGTAAATGGCAGATATATCaggctatataataaattaaaaaaattgtattagtatCACAGTCATTCAtagatatgataaaatatctaattaacataattatttgttttgttacatttacataatattaacaactcTTAAAATAatccattaataattattcactttACATAAACTGAAGCTATTTCAGTTAgaacataggtacataatttaggtaataaaaatagagaTAATTGTTAATCTTATTTTCAGTGTCTTCCACAGTTATAattcatgaattattataagaaaaagttttaagttatttgatatgctttataaatatttgacttaACAACAGCAATTCTTCCAGCCATAACTGCCATGCAATTTTCAGACATATTCAATTTCCTAAACAGAATATCTAactgtatagttattaaaatattcataaaaatatgtgtaactgttaataaaaaatacaaagttaTGGTTAAGTTAAGTATTGCAATTTTCAAGATGTCATCAAAATAGCTATCATCAACCAATGACCACCATAACAAGATCCATGGTGTTTACTGCATTCGATATATTTGGAAGATTTTTGTAAGCAGCATTCAGTATTTTCAAATCtgtaattatagaaaattagaatattttaaacattgtaacAATCAATCTGCAGAATTCTGTTCAAGTAATGATGACCAAAAGCActggtatttaatttagatagtgGCAACAGAAAAACTAAGTGATCAgtgttagttttaaaataatacatcatgatctttattaatcaatataaaattaacaataataatattaatttatttatttccaactatagtttaacaatttataagataaacaaaattaaattgcagTTGTTAGACACTTCTAAGCCATTGGCtgtgttcataaaaatattaaaagtctaaacaatataatacaacaataattaatatatatataataatgttggttaatacatattaaagaatataagtaaaaagatAATGAGCAACAGagcatgaaaaataatttttgatttaaaataatagaatgacaatatattaatgttaatgtagTTGGATAAACTTATGCTAagctaattatattaataataatagttttttaagatgatgaaaattataaaagctatgagggttaattttaaatttaataacacctAATGGAAAATGGAAGTGTGTTATTTGTAACatgtaaagtattatattatttacattgtaaaaataaggaaattatttactttataagtataatgatatatattttaggtcGTCACCCCTTGTATATGTTAGCTATCTTATTTTActgaattattgttatgaacTGTACTAAATAaggaattttttaatacgtgaattaattaataaataaataaataaataatattaagctgttaatgtacaaaatacaaaataaataattatgttgaaattgttttacaaaaacgtGGTATTTGAGTCTATAGTTACGTAAATGTAGTACTTCCTAGTcgaaaaacttattaattaggAGTGCACATgctattaagaaatatttaatattatctaataaacaataagaataaaaagatatattacaaacaataattcatctaagaacatattattaaggtaaaaattaaaaaatataagttttacttaCGTTAAGATGAACTAAATACCAACTTTCTAATAAAAGCGACAAACGTAAAATGACcgttaaagttattatagacgattatttgctatttgaaattttaacggacgaataaataatgtatccgGTGCTGGGGACCAGGCTGAGGAATTCTAATACTCAAAAATCGTAGTTGAAGTGTTTACAATGTCGAATGGTtggtaataatttgaatttttgtattttgaggTTAGTGTTCGAACTCTGAATAATCGAAAATTCCTTATCACTGGACCGAACTCTTATCACGGGGCCGAACTGTACCCATCCCCGTCCACGGTGTAGTGGTGATAACACCGTATCACCACACAATTTACAATCTTCGTTCGTgatgataactgataagtgataatattttatcagagAAATTAATTTGTCTCATACTAGAAATTCGCTAGAGCAAACCGGTTTAAATTTCCccttaaaatgtaaatcgGTTTGGTTTAAAGAAATTCGCTGTGAACTacacgatttaaaataaaaatgcacggtttattttttcttagacCCCACAAATAGGTGGTTTAAAAACAACGATCCCGATTCGTCCCCtcctaatttttaataatcccCTAATTATTCTGTTATTGTAGTTATctggaatttatattttattatcaaataatttatatatagaattggttttgtactaattttatatttattgactacgtttattattatgtcactaAGGTGCTGTGTTAGTGGTTaggataaatacaataaatcttATTCAAGTCATCAAGATGTCAAGTATTTGGAAATTTGTTGATGAGGTTGATGAGGATCAGATTATAATGGATAACTACATAcaaggtacttaaaatattataatataatgtatttagctTAAACTAATAATGAGTAGGTATAGCTATATTCtaaccatattaaaatatttactccaatttatataatatataataaacctaaCAATGAAcctttatttttggttttagtaTTGGAAAACCATTATATTTCTGAACTTGATGTTAGTGCTGTTGGTACACAAGATACAGAAACCACGGATTCaagtaaatatacctaattaaatactgtattctcaatttatataatattatattataatataatataatatatcaaggCGCGGACTGGTAAAAAAAGGCaaggaataataattataaggatatataatttaaagggcaaataacaaaaaattttgggacaaatttaatatgtagattatttataaaatataaaatattaaaaatacataaaaacgtaaatacCTACCAAGTTATAACAAACattcaaacaaaattgtacaaattaGATTACTTAATTTTCTACAATTGtatggtaaaaaattaaaaataaattgatggtCTGTGATTAAACATtcaagaattatatttaattaccttataaatatcataaatccgATTTTAGCAATTGCAATATAGGCAAGTAgtagattgtaaatatatgactaaattaaaatataaagataatttatataatatctttaataatgtcttttaaaataattgttgagcTGTAATAGTTATACtgaaagctaataaaaaaaaaaaaaaaaaaaaaaaaatataacaatgaacctttatttttagttttagtattggaaaatgattatatttctgAACTTAATGTTAGTGCTGCTAGTATACAAGATACAGAAACTAAGGATTCaagttaatacaattaaatatttaatattatacttacaatttatgtttcaacttgatattatatttgtattttattatagatttatggTCATCTAATGCTACCAAGTTACTAATAACA
This DNA window, taken from Aphis gossypii isolate Hap1 unplaced genomic scaffold, ASM2018417v2 Contig00253, whole genome shotgun sequence, encodes the following:
- the LOC126553514 gene encoding LOW QUALITY PROTEIN: uncharacterized protein LOC126553514 (The sequence of the model RefSeq protein was modified relative to this genomic sequence to represent the inferred CDS: inserted 2 bases in 2 codons) translates to MALRDHDYVIPANHEEVCVANLNLFLQDHNYAQRPAAIQIQEEQEEDQPQAEGEDQRQAEEQEEDQQQQQQEDQPQAEGDQPQAEGDQPQAEEQDQPQAEEQEENQPQEEGEEEEQQQARTYRTIPGIRLNSKFYVDNFGYKYYKKKLLINRITLVCERQKNPNRPICHGSASISRNEMDNQILIVVPHNHEPNEIDLNVPFLRNALGERAIDRTITTPSIRGLYNSEIIRHPQAAIRYTFLQTQARTKRMRLSRRPQLPQDMHDLAEMLRDPRNANYASTFQIPSTAFFNQELIVNGVTVGIIFANTSAIEKYREQLATVEIVGIDGTYKTPMDLRSFLTFQILYKSVAFPMVFVLLGSETEETYCALFAVIRNILPLNYDGIXFVTDYERAYXCAVQQIFPNSNLLCCWFHLPGNITTFCTATILHRKVNGVLNLVKRHDVAARIFRMVLALPHLPAERGHPGCPNFCMEDGLNTIVNYTLQFPEINEVMNRFLMDYIYHYWFLQIGPRFLSVFGQDHRTNNYLESFHATLLTQIGRHPNIWDFLQRLTIVENQFFVEFQQSINNLMIRDGTSRSERENSTRIIAESVQQLNRDGDLLMFLRRTGHRNDGYVQQQIGAYP